The Prunus dulcis chromosome 3, ALMONDv2, whole genome shotgun sequence genome segment atttgaGGCAATCCCAGTTTTGGGTTTAGCAGAGGAGAAGCTCTCTTTGATTGGCTTGGagttttgttgggttttaaaTTCCCCCAAAAGCAGATTTGGATGCCagttttgttttaaatgaaTTTGAGAGATTTCAAACTACATACTCATATTgataaattgtgaaaaataaaatccagCTTTCAGATTCTTTGGAGTTGATGCTCTCAGGGTCTACTAGCTGTTAGTTGATTGAGTTTGAGGTAATTTCATAACTTTGTCAATCTTGGATTGTAGATACTGCCTTCCAAggtttctgggttttgaaATTCAGGTTCAAAGAGTTCAGCTTTTCACTAACTTCAGCCAGATTGAAGTTGAGGATATTTGATCCAATTGCCAATCCATATTGAATCTGTGGTTTAAAGTTTGTGGGACTTGTGAATTATGGAGGGGACTCAAGGTGGTTCTAATGCACCAGCGCCTTTTCTTACAAAAACATATGACTTGGTGGATGACCCCTCATCCAACCACGTTGTGTCTTGGAGTGAAACTGGTTGTAGTTTCGTGGTTTGGGATCCCACAGAGTTCGCCAAAGAAATGCTTCCCATGTATTTCAAACACAACAACTTTTCAAGCTTCGTGAGGCAGCTGAATACATATGTGAGTTCTTTAgtgtttctttacttttggagcttattgatttattttcaattttctgtcTTCGtgtcttgtttttgtttttatttccttgGGAAATTATCCATTTAGATATAAcatgtcattttcttttgtgcttGATTTTTGGTGTCATGGGTTAAACTCAAACAAATGATAGAGTAGTCACATTACAAACTTCAGAAATGATTAGTATTTCTGCAGAttatatgttttgtttgaacttTCTCGTAAAGTTTTGTGCTTGTACACGCTTTATTGCCGTCCAAGTTCCAACTAGGAATGTTTATTTTGCTTCATAAATCTATCTGTTTATCTGGTCTGTTGGAGTATTTCTGACTTGCAAGCATGCTAGTgttgttttggtttgtttataaCCAAAATTTCTGGATGCTTGTAGTTGTTTGTCTGTCAGAACTAATCTTGATTAGCAGGTGGTCCTAAGAACTTGGTGGAGTTCATAGAATCAAAATGGAAAAGCGTTTAGTTTATGAGAAGACTGGAATATGACCGCTACCATTAGCCCTTCTAGCTCTGAGCCACGAAAACTTTTTCAACATATACCAAACAGGCAAATAATTCTTAGATTGAGAACAAGAGTAAATGGGGTCTGAACTGTGAAGCTGACAAATGGACAAACCTTGTCTTGGAGAAAGGCTCTCTGAAGATGATGGAGAATTCCATAAACACTTCATTTGATTGGCAATCGCAAAGCAGTGGTTTTTTATTCGGTACCTTTTGGATCAACTGTGATAGTTCATGGCTCTTATTATTGAGGATGCTGTTCAACCTGAAAAGGACATGATTTGAAACTTGATCAATGAGGTTATTTAAAAGGCTTGTATAGCAGTGTTTATTTAGCTTGTGCTGAGAGACATTGAGTAGGTTGGTTTGCAGTTGGCATACATGGTTGGGCCTCACTGGAAAGGTTTTCAAGACATGCTACCATGTTGGGGCCGGATTTCTGAGGTAGATTATAGATTAGGTATCTTTGTGGTTTGTAGGTCCTTGTGTTTCCTATGTTGTGTTACTATTAAAAATTCAGGGGTACTGTCTTATTTTAGAGTCGTATGGTCACCGCTGCTAAGAGGAGTTCAATAATTGGGGTTATTGCCCTGGTTTGCTGAGATTTGTTGGAGGGATTTTCAGGGTGATGGAGAAAGTATACTTAAGCTATAGAAAGATTATACGTTCTCTCCCATCCAAAAAGGGAGGTGGGCTGAAGTCAAAGAGTTTGTTGAAATTAGTTTTCCTATACTACCTGAATTTTTCCCTTCAATTCCCAAAACCTGAATTAGATTCTGTCTGAACTTacctttattttctatttaattaaaggaaaaagggTTTTAGTTGCAATTGATTAGGCTAATGCTACTGTATGGTTGAGAGATTAGAGAGCTTATCCAGGGAGAATTTAAACAATTACTCAAGCGATTTTCGAAGcttaaaatagtttataatggTCTTAACCTGTGTGCTTGATTTTATGTAAAAGCCAGCCGTCTAGTATTGTCTAATCTACCACCATcggttcattttttttgtttttctgtgtTTGCACCTGCATTTTGTTTTTCGGTTATTAATGTGTGTATGGTTCTTAATTGTTGAAAGTTTGTGTTCTGTATGAGCAGGGGTTTAGGAAGATTGATCCTGAACAATGGGAGTTTGCAAATGAGGAATTCTTAAGAGGAGGAAGACATCTGCTGAAGAAAATTCACCGCCGCAAGCCAATTCATAGTCATTCGATGCAGAATCATGAGTATTCTTCAGTTCCTTTAAGTGAGACAGAAAGAGAAGaatatgagaagaaaatcaatAGACTGAATCATGATAAAAGCTTGCTTGAGTTagagctacaaaggcatcaaAGAGAGAATCAAGAGTTTGACTATCAAATACAGATATTACAAGAACAACTGCAGAAAATGGAACATCAGCAGAAACAGTATACAACCTTCTTGGCTCAACTACTGCAGAAACCAGGATTAGCTTCTATACTTATGCAAAAATCAGAAATCCAtaacaaaaagagaagattGTTGACATCTAGCCACTTTCCTGATGATTTCAAGatggaaattttgaatttgaatactCTGAACGAAAACCTGGGTACAATTTCAACTCCCATAATAAAGTTGGACCAGCTTGAGAAGATGGAGTCTTCCTTCAACTTTTGGGAAGATTTTCTACATGGGATCGGGGAAGCAATGCCTGAAGAAGTAAATGATATTGGCTCGTTATCTCAGGCCTCTCCCATCATTGTTACAGAAATACAAGACCCTGGCATGAATAGCAGGCCTTGCTCACCTAGATCGCGTTTATCTTCGCCAAATTCAATGAATGTTTCATCCCCAGAGGTGGTTGGGTCTGCAAATTTTCTTGACATCCTTGCTATAACATCAACATGCCACAATGTTGATTTCAGGCCAAAATCTTCAGGGATTGATATGAACTCTAAGCCCGATAGTGCTCCTGCGGCTGAGGCCTTGAAAGAAATGGTACAGGAAATGAAAAATGCCGAGCCTGCAGCGGCGAATGATATGTTTTGGGAACAATGCCTGACAGAGACCCCTGGTTTAGATGATGCGCAGGAAGTACAGTCAGAAAGAGGGGATAGTGATGGCGGAGTGAGCGATACCAATCCAGCTATTCAGAAAAAGCTTTGGTGGAACACAGATGTAGATAACTTCACAAACCAAATAGGGCGCCTCACTCCAGCTAGTTGACCGGTGAACACTTGACGTTTCAATGTTCAGATTTATACTATATAAACTTTAAGTTGGAATTACTTAGTCCTGTATTTTCTAGatattccaatttttctttagcTCATTCTTGTGGTGCATATTTATTCTTTCTGATATAGCTTGGACTTAGAGATACGATAAGCTAGAGACACAAACTTCTTCACTATTGTATGTAAATGATATCAGGTTTCCAGGAGTTTCTATtgctgatatatatatacctttccttcttttataatttgaatgtAACTTCACTATAGTGCTACATTTAACTTATTTAGACCTTGCTAGCTTGGAATTGGTTTCCATTGACAATTTATGAGGAATCAAGAGGCTTTCCTTAAGCTATGGTTCCGATGAAAAAAGACGATAATTTTTCCATGTATATATGTCGTTCAATATGGTCACGTTTGATTTAGAATATTTTTCCTTGTATATATGGTTCAACATAATCGTGtttaatttagaattttaGAAGGTTCTTCACTGCATAAGGTTGGTGAGGGTTCTGTGCAGTGCACCATCAGAAGGTAGATGCTCATGACATGCATGCTTACCataataagaacaaaatgaGAGTAGAGTAGCTAGCTCTTCTAATGGAACATTTGTGGTCAATTACATATAGAATAATCACAACAGAATGAAAATTGTGTTGAAgcaattgaaaaaaacaaagttataCATCGTGATACTTGTAATGCAGAGACAGACATGGATCCATACAAACACAAGAACAAAGCATCAGTTCCTGTactctcaatctcatcccATTGCCATTGGGATCCTCCATCATGCCCAGAAGCACACACCACATCTTATGATCCAGCTCAAAAGATTCTGAAGATCTCCCCGTGACGATTCGACAAACAAGGTAAGGAAAAGTGAGTGCACATGGTCTTGTAGCTTCTGTACAAATAATAGTCGCAGGGTCACTGTTAACATAAATTGATATAAGCTTAACAACATTCTCAGTAACAGCAAGAAACTGGCCTTTATGATAAATTACATCCATTAATAACGTGATCGTCCTCTTATCTATGTGA includes the following:
- the LOC117621505 gene encoding heat stress transcription factor A-4c-like isoform X1, yielding MEGTQGGSNAPAPFLTKTYDLVDDPSSNHVVSWSETGCSFVVWDPTEFAKEMLPMYFKHNNFSSFVRQLNTYGFRKIDPEQWEFANEEFLRGGRHLLKKIHRRKPIHSHSMQNHEYSSVPLSETEREEYEKKINRLNHDKSLLELELQRHQRENQEFDYQIQILQEQLQKMEHQQKQYTTFLAQLLQKPGLASILMQKSEIHNKKRRLLTSSHFPDDFKMEILNLNTLNENLGTISTPIIKLDQLEKMESSFNFWEDFLHGIGEAMPEEVNDIGSLSQASPIIVTEIQDPGMNSRPCSPRSRLSSPNSMNVSSPEVVGSANFLDILAITSTCHNVDFRPKSSGIDMNSKPDSAPAAEALKEMVQEMKNAEPAAANDMFWEQCLTETPGLDDAQEVQSERGDSDGGVSDTNPAIQKKLWWNTDVDNFTNQIGRLTPAS
- the LOC117621505 gene encoding heat stress transcription factor A-4b-like isoform X2; translation: MVGPHWKGFQDMLPCWGRISEGFRKIDPEQWEFANEEFLRGGRHLLKKIHRRKPIHSHSMQNHEYSSVPLSETEREEYEKKINRLNHDKSLLELELQRHQRENQEFDYQIQILQEQLQKMEHQQKQYTTFLAQLLQKPGLASILMQKSEIHNKKRRLLTSSHFPDDFKMEILNLNTLNENLGTISTPIIKLDQLEKMESSFNFWEDFLHGIGEAMPEEVNDIGSLSQASPIIVTEIQDPGMNSRPCSPRSRLSSPNSMNVSSPEVVGSANFLDILAITSTCHNVDFRPKSSGIDMNSKPDSAPAAEALKEMVQEMKNAEPAAANDMFWEQCLTETPGLDDAQEVQSERGDSDGGVSDTNPAIQKKLWWNTDVDNFTNQIGRLTPAS